The Planctellipticum variicoloris DNA window TCCATGCATCGGTTCGACCGTGGCGATAAACCGTTGGCCGTCCGGCAATTTGCCGACCTTCAGCTCGCCGGCGCCGCGCAGGTCGGGTTTCTCGGCCGCGGCGCCTGCTCCAATCGGCGTGCGGGAGAAGCTGTCCGCCGTCTTGCGGATCAGGGACACCCCTTCCTGTGATGCCGTCAGCGTGTCAATGCGACTGTCGCCGTCCCAGTCGATGTGGATGTGACCGTGGATTCGGTCGAGCGAATGGTCGAGAATCGTCGGCTGCCAGCGGTCGGTCGCCGGCTGGGCTGGGATTTCGAACGCGGTCAGGCGGACGCCGTCGCCGACAGTCTTGTTGAGCGGCGAGATCACGAGTTGGGGGCGCCCGGTCCCGAGGACATCGGCGAAACTCATGCGGTGCAGCCAGGTTTCCTTGCCGATGGAATGGACCTGCCATTTTTCATCGGGGTTGGCGCGTCGCGAGATCCAGTAGAGCGTGCCGAGTTTCGTCCAGCCGGCGCCGAGCGCGAAGTCGAGCTGGCTGTCTCCGTCGATATCGTGCGGGGCGAGGCAGACGTGATCGAGTTCGACCTGATCTTCGAGAATGACGTGCTTTGTCCACGACGGATTCTCGTACCACTGCACGCGGTTTTCGCTGACCGCGACGATATCCGGCCGGCGGTCGCCGTTCACGTCGGCCGGCAGCACCGCATAGCAGACTTTGCCGATTTCCGGGTCGATGACGACTTCGTGGAACCGGGGAAAATCCGCTGCCGGAAGAGCTGCGGACGTCGTCGCGTAAAGAGCGGCGATCAGAGTCGCGAGAATGCGTGGCATCGCCGGGGCGCCTCCGGGGGAGTCGGGACTCAGGACTGAGACTATGGTAGTTCAGCCGGTCCCGGCCCGCCATCAGAGAGCCCCTGACTCAGGGGAGCGGCCAGATTTTGGGAGTGGATGGGAGAGAGCGGAGCCAGCAGAGACCCGTTGTGGCGATCGGGATCAGCAGCAGCCACCAGGCGGAGCGGACGAGTTCCGCGCGGGCGGAACTGGCAGAACCGGCGATGGCGGGGGTCGGCCGGTAGTTCCGGAATTTCGGCCACCAGCGGGGAACCCGTTGGCAGTAGTCGATGTAGGGTTCTCCGAGTTTTTCGCGAAGATACCGCTCTTCGGCGGGAACGACGGCGAGCGGGTAGAGCGCGACCGGTCCGAGGCAGATGACAGCAAACGTCCAGCTCTTGAGAAACAGAGCGGCTGCGACGGCGATGAGGAGGGTGCCCCAATACAGCGGATTCCGGCAGAGCGAATAGGCGCCTTCGCAGACGACTTCGCGGCCCTTGCGACCCGCGATCGAACGTGTCGCCCAGAGGCGAATCAGGACTCCCAGGGCCAGCGTGGCATAACCGGCGAGATCCAGCCAGAAATCGGCCGGCGCCTCTTCAGAAATCGTAGGGCGGGAAAGAATCACCAGCGCCAGCCCGACCAGCACGCACAAGACGGTCAGGGGCAGTCGAAGGCGGTACGCCCAACTGTCATTCAGAGATGCCAAGGAGATGCCATTCTTGAGTGCGTAGAGAAAGGGGACGTCAGGCGGACGTCTGATAATCCGCCGGCCGCTTGCCGACTCAGAGTAAGCACATCCCGCAAAAATGAAAATCCCGCGAGACCGCGATTTCCGGGACGTTTCCAAATCTCAAGAAATGCGTCGGGCCGATTCGGGCTGGCAACTGACGCCGGCAGCCGC harbors:
- a CDS encoding FG-GAP repeat domain-containing protein codes for the protein MPRILATLIAALYATTSAALPAADFPRFHEVVIDPEIGKVCYAVLPADVNGDRRPDIVAVSENRVQWYENPSWTKHVILEDQVELDHVCLAPHDIDGDSQLDFALGAGWTKLGTLYWISRRANPDEKWQVHSIGKETWLHRMSFADVLGTGRPQLVISPLNKTVGDGVRLTAFEIPAQPATDRWQPTILDHSLDRIHGHIHIDWDGDSRIDTLTASQEGVSLIRKTADSFSRTPIGAGAAAEKPDLRGAGELKVGKLPDGQRFIATVEPMHGTSVAIYTVGADPAGPWNRLVIENGLKQGHAVWTANLDADPEDEVIVGHREAGTGPQPGPGLYVYDCEDLAARHWKKHIIDHQGIAVEDAFGADLNGDGRIDLVAGGRATRNVKLYLNEGPAR
- a CDS encoding methyltransferase family protein — protein: MASLNDSWAYRLRLPLTVLCVLVGLALVILSRPTISEEAPADFWLDLAGYATLALGVLIRLWATRSIAGRKGREVVCEGAYSLCRNPLYWGTLLIAVAAALFLKSWTFAVICLGPVALYPLAVVPAEERYLREKLGEPYIDYCQRVPRWWPKFRNYRPTPAIAGSASSARAELVRSAWWLLLIPIATTGLCWLRSLPSTPKIWPLP